A single genomic interval of Coccidioides posadasii str. Silveira chromosome 1, complete sequence harbors:
- a CDS encoding uncharacterized protein (EggNog:ENOG410PGVT~COG:S~BUSCO:3586at33183) yields the protein MLSCCKPRRPRHGETEPLLPQHESNTSLQRDLQEKLHGYEMLRAVYSGFMPSSAQIVSHLRALLVSDLLNPDNPTLSSSGRQLAQDCRAWLRVFIQVLRDKNGDDQLQEVIWNLSRSKVSVDTARLAGTASSAKAQADTAAAYESLRTITSLLMTNADFRLLVGDLTMVSCQIFADTASSVSTAAAHVSEEVEPSERQKNVIGADGSQEEQRPTGDDVAQEAGRIADTAKNAVKQTGREAVDSMKRNLAEKQKESLLHRIKQTVDSLRKREDYSNSADTISRIIQHYSMIYYRATGSMAIDIEENIETNPEFDKTMRKLWSFLSSFGCQEDWSLLEQKFQKLMENYQDDERFKETFENIGFTLFSLLTNPGFYDSADTSIGSLREKLKDASTDSDQSLVDFYDQLKQAFYSASQDESIARLIAATKKVAGHLVAAFREEGSRLPADALHIFLPLLIRAVQHIPIPRLEMSVPEMDLLLENVILEPGHTLHSSSFLPYRILLTTTNSLELRKTHSKETTTDMTNIVNVTMNGLNISAQEFGYWVRVHSPPYIPYFGDEGIASFALDKRGIDISLEFAVGRQRLEQVFALRSVRVHIHKLEYTIQKSSWAFLWWMMKPFIKHMVRRTIEKKIAEQIVATARAVNRELVFMRERLRAARISDPDNFANFVRAVLTRMTPQSDPDVYTRVGIDAHRKGIFKDVYTPASLMKIWHEEGERAGEIVDAGDESGGIGLTWRNRIFDYSPSRRHSRQPSQTF from the exons ATGCTCTCGTGTTGTAAACCCCGTAGACCTCGCCATGGCGAGACGGAGCCCCTTCTTCCACAGCATGAAAGCAATACCAGCCTGCAGCGGGACCTGCAGGAGAAATTGCACGGATACGAAATGCTTCGAGCAGTGTATTCCGGGTTCATGCCATCCTCTGCTCAGATCGTTTCACATCTTCGAGCCTTGCTTGTCTCGGATTTATTGAACCCGGATAACCCAACACTGAGCAGTTCAGGTCGACAGCTCGCCCAAGACTGCAGGGCATGGTTACGGGTCTTTATCCAGGTTTTACGTGACAAAAATGGGGACGATCAACTTCAAGAAGTTATTTGGAACCTCTCAAGGTCAAAAGTGTCCGTAGACACTGCTCGCCTTGCTGGGACTGCGTCGTCGGCCAAGGCGCAGGCAGATACTGCAGCCG CATATGAAAGTCTGCGCACCATTACAAGTCTTTTGATGACAAATGCTGACTTCCGCCTCCTTGTTGGTGACCTGACGATGGTCTCTTGCCAGATATTTGCAGACACAGCCTCCTCTGTGTCCACTGCCGCTGCTCATGTCTCTGAAGAAGTTGAGCCTTCAGAGCGACAAAAGAATGTAATCGGAGCAGATGGGTCTCAAGAGGAGCAACGGCCTACGGGTGACGATGTTGCTCAAGAAGCCGGACGAATTGCTGATACTGCCAAAAATGCAGTCAAACAAACTGGCCGGGAAGCCGTTGACAGTATGAAGAGGAACTTAGctgaaaaacaaaaagagtCTCTTTTGCATCGTATTAAACAAACAGTGGATAGTTTACGCAAAAGGGAAGATTATTCCAACTCCGCGGACACAATATCCCGAATAATCCAACATTATTCCATGATATATTACCGCGCCACAGGGTCGATGGCTATCGATATTGAAGAGAATATAGAAACTAACCCCGAATTCGACAAAACGATGAGAAAACTCTGGTcatttttatcttctttcgGTTGTCAGGAGGACTGGAGCCTcctggaacaaaagttccaAAAGCTGATGGAAAATTATCAAGACGATGAAAGGTTCAAGGAAACTTTTGAAAATATCGGATTCACCCTCTTTAGCCTACTAACTAACCCAGGATTTTACGATTCTGCTGACACCTCCATCGGCTCTCTTCGGGAAAAGCTCAAGGACGCGAGTACTGACTCTGATCAGAGCCTAGTCGATTTCTACGATCAGCTAAAACAGGCTTTCTATTCTGCTTCTCAAGATGAAAGCATTGCAAGACTTATCGCCGCCACCAAAAAGGTAGCGGGCCATTTGGTGGCTGCTTTTCGTGAGGAGGGATCCCGTCTGCCTGCTGATGCCCTGCATATTTTCTTGCCCCTTTTGATACGAGCCGTTCAACATATCCCAATTCCAAGACTAGAGATGTCTGTGCCAGAAATGGACCTCCTTCTCGAAAATGTTATTCTGGAGCCTGGCCACACTCTTCATTCTTCGTCTTTCCTTCCATATCGCATTCTTTTGACAACCACGAACAGTCTAGAACTACGAAAGACACACTCCAAGGAGACAACTACGGACATGACAAACATCGTGAATGTAACGATGAATGGACTGAATATCAGCGCGCAAGAGTTTGGATATTGGGTCCGCGTTCACTCCCCTCCTTACATACCGTACTTTGGCGACGAAGGCATAGCTAGTTTTGCCCTTGACAAGCGCGGGATTGATATCTCCCTAGAGTTCGCAGTTGGCAGACAGCGGTTAGAGCAAGTTTTTGCTCTGCGTTCCGTCCGAGTTCATATCCATAAACTCGAATACACGATCCAGAAAAGTTCGTGGGCTTTTCTCTGGTGGATGATGAAACCGTTTATCAAGCACATGGTTCGTCGCACAATAGAGAAGAAGATCGCCGAACAAATTGTAGCCACCGCGCGGGCTGTCAATCGTGAGCTTGTTTTCATGCGCGAACGGCTGCGCGCAGCAAGAATCTCGGATCCAGATAACTTTGCGAACTTTGTAAGAGCTGTTTTGACAAGGATGACTCCTCAGTCTGATCCAGATGTATACACTAGGGTGGGAATTGATGCGCATCGCAAGGGTATCTTCAAGGATGTGTATACGCCAGCCAGTTTGATGAAGATCTGGCAtgaagaaggagaaagagCCGGGGAGATTGTCGACGCTGGAGATGAAAGCGGCGGTATTGGTCTGACGTGGAGGAATCGGATCTTCGACTATTCACCATCAAGACGTCATTCTCGCCAACCGAGCCAAACCTTTTAG
- the SCJ1 gene encoding DnaJ- protein scj1 (SECRETED:SignalP(1-22)~EggNog:ENOG410PH66~COG:O~BUSCO:7850at33183): MMLPLPLLLGLSLLFLLPFTLCAEDYYKVLGIDKSASERDIKRAYRTLSKKYHPDKNPGDESAHQKFVDIAEAYDVLSTASTRKIYDKYGHEGLKQHKEGGGAPTHDPFDLFSRFFGGGGHYGHSGQRRGPDMEVRMHVPLQTFYSGKEAEFQVEKQQICDTCEGSGSADGKVDTCSKCGGHGVVLQKHMLAPGIFQQVQMHCDKCGGKGQSIRNPCPVCQGKRVVRKPVTLTATIERGMGKGSKIVFENEADESPDWVAGDLILVLMESEPQLGDDDAERTDGTFFRRKGKDLFWKEVLSLREAWMGDWTRNLTHLDGHIVQLGRKRGQVVQPLSVETVKGEGMPVWHEGHLHEHHGEDFGNLYVEYTVVLPDQMEKGMEKDFFSLFEKWRKKHGVDLQKDSGRPIPQRDEL; the protein is encoded by the exons ATGATGCTCCCCTTACCACTTCTCCTAGGGCTATCACTTCTCTTCTTACTCCCGTTCACACTTTGCGCTGAAGACTACTACAAGGTTTTGGGAATAGATAAGTCAGCTTCAGAGCGAGATATAAAAAGAGCATATAGGACTCTAAGCAAGAAATACCACCCTGATAAGAATCC TGGGGATGAATCTGCCCATCAGAAATTTGTGGACATAGCCGAAGCTTACGATGTACTGTCAACCGCTTCCACGCGAAAGATCTACGACAAGTATGGCCATGAGGGTCTGAAACAGCACAAAGAAGGCGGCGGTGCCCCCACTCATGACCCTTTTGATTTGTTCTCACGTTTCTTCGGCGGCGGAGGTCACTATGGACATTCCGGTCAGCGACGTGGCCCGGATATGGAAGTCCGGATGCATGTACCCCTGCAAACATTTTACAGTGGCAAAGAGGCCGAATTTCAAGTCGAAAAGCAACAAATTTGCGACACGTGTGAAGGTTCAGGGTCTGCAGATGGAAAAGTAGACACCTGCAGCAAATGTGGCGGGCATGGAGTTGTGCTTCAGAAGCACATGTTAGCACCCGGCATATTTCAGCAGGTCCAGATGCACTGTGATAAGTGTGGTGGGAAGGGACAATCAATACGTAACCCATGTCCTGTTTGCCAGGGCAAACGAGTAGTACGAAAACCAGTGACGCTAACGGCGACCATTGAACGTGGAATGGGCAAAGGATCGAAAATAGTTTTTGAGAACGAAGCGGATGAGAGTCCGGATTGGGTTGCTGGAGATTTAATACTCGTGTTGATGGAGAGTGAACCACAGCTTGGAGATGACGATGCGGAGAGGACAGATGGGACATTTTTCCGCCGGAAAGGCAAGGATTTGTTCTGGAAAGAGGTTCTCAGTCTCCGAGAGGCCTGGATGGGAGATTGGACTCGGAATTTAACCCATCTCGATGGGCATATTGTTCAACTTGGCCGAAAGCGAGGACAAGTAGTCCAGCCACTTTCTGTTGAGACAGTAAAGGGCGAAGGGATGCCAGTTTGGCACGAAGGCCATTTGCATGAGCATCATGGCGAAGATTTCGGAAACCTTTATGTGGAGTACACCGTCGTACTTCCAGATCAGATGGAGAAAGGGATGGAGAAAGATTTCTTTTCCCTATTCGAGAAGTGGAGAAAGAAACACGGAGTGGATTTGCAAAAGGATTCTGGCCGGCCTATTCCTCAAAGAGATGAATTGTAA
- a CDS encoding uncharacterized protein (EggNog:ENOG410PTT0) has translation MLPMLSSKSRWPLTSTGHSLTQPSTRCSSPSQPAINSRPHPNSRYASTPPASSLFSDSVDSRISSMLQQDINKSNDSDYQLKLALTDLLNCSDIKSDQEVRRWVQNRLMDTEHRLKARRKSRIMRCEQ, from the coding sequence ATGCTCCCGATGCTCTCTTCAAAAAGTCGCTGGCCACTTACAAGCACGGGCCATTCGCTCACACAACCCTCGACACGATGCAGCTCTCCCTCTCAGCCGGCTATCAACTCTCGACCTCACCCAAACTCTCGATATGCCTCAACCCCTCCAGCCTCATCCCTTTTCTCCGACTCAGTTGACTCGAGAATCTCCTCAATGCTCCAGCAAGATATCAATAAATCAAACGATAGCGACTACCAGCTGAAGCTGGCCCTGACAGATCTACTGAACTGCTCTGATATCAAGTCAGACCAAGAGGTGCGGAGATGGGTGCAGAATCGACTGATGGACACGGAGCACCGACTTAAAGCTCGACGCAAAAGCCGCATCATGCGGTGCGAACAATAA
- the IMP3 gene encoding Small subunit (SSU) processome component (BUSCO:410458at4751~EggNog:ENOG410PMW5~COG:A~BUSCO:14408at33183) translates to MVRKLKHHEKKLLRKVDLYTYKSDNNHRETAVRQRYHLQGPLDYKKYNALCGSLRQLAHKLSAIDPESSFRKDIEAQVLEKLWTMGILKQNREQGAGLSKVEREVTVSSFARRRLGVVMARTGMVENVSTAVKFIEQGHVRVGTEVVTDPAFLVTRNMEDYVTWVDSSKIKRNIMSYREKLDDFDLL, encoded by the exons ATGGTTCGTAAACTAAAGCATCACGAAAAGAA ACTCCTTCGCAAAGTCGATCTCTACACCTACAAATCCGACAACAACCACCGCGAAACCGCCGTTCGCCAACGCTATCACCTCCAAGGTCCCTTAGATTATAAGAAATACAATGCCCTCTGTGGCTCCCTGCGCCAACTGGCTCATAAACTCTCCGCCATAGACCCGGAGTCTTCCTTTCGCAAGGATATCGAGGCGCAGGTCCTAGAAAAGCTCTGGACGATGGGAATCCTAAAGCAAAATCGAGAGCAAGGGGCAGGGCTGAGTAAGGTTGAGAGAGAAGTTACTGTGAGCTCGTTCGCGAGAAGGAGGTTAGGTGTTGTTATGGCGAGGACGGGGATGGTGGAGAACGTGTCCACG GCCGTCAAATTCATTGAGCAGGGGCATGTGCGCGTTGGCACGGAAGTCGTCACCGATCCTGCATTCTTGGTCACGAGGAACATGGAGGACTATGTGACTTGGGTCGACTCGAGCAAGATAAAACGGAATATCATGAGCTATCGGGAGAAACTGGACGACTTTGATCTGTTATGA
- a CDS encoding uncharacterized protein (EggNog:ENOG410PXYE~BUSCO:10076at33183): MAALTCPEDDKLNHGSASTRRDPPVESKALYLPTAFQYNVSTDHKLDIAVSPLLLAGALPSPLSFASDTKTFYTAFEVTNISPRSPTFPDSQMPTPLLAFSRGCVHDQDDMQSPVEPPNQNPSAGDELPAPSGQDPKNDHKSRRKLADSSKEYRPKTQTPTTSRSSSVSGSRSASRRNQSTCHRHPHSSKTHSSNRRFKLHREERDLVALHRESCRLFESFGVTPKSTSQPPNDLLDSVIPRPTRTSTEPTQRGHATIRQRLPRRNSAESPSSVPLLHSNQPSLSPASSEDLSPNMEKLNHWDTVPPPQLPDDTQPSGIVPAYKVIPPTVMHWTSSSTRRREYEKIDRSCRGIRGMWRRFAPKWCQSKSQRIPFFDETKGGKQLYEGSVRRFRIDIPDEDVDEGQGPQVIESELKAKSGFTKTRILTSDDDSDDSATRHCFGFRRSSKA; the protein is encoded by the coding sequence ATGGCAGCGCTCACATGCCCTGAGGACGACAAACTTAATCATGGCTCTGCTTCAACAAGAAGAGACCCTCCAGTTGAATCCAAAGCTCTATACCTACCAACTGCCTTTCAGTACAATGTTTCCACAGACCACAAACTGGATATCGCGGTCTCGCCTCTCCTCCTAGCTGGCGCCCTCCCGTCGCCCTTGAGCTTCGCCTCCGACACAAAGACCTTTTATACTGCCTTCGAGGTGACCAACATCTCTCCTCGATCACCGACCTTTCCTGATTCTCAGATGCCTACTCCGCTGCTTGCCTTTTCTAGAGGGTGTGTTCACGACCAGGACGATATGCAGAGCCCAGTTGAACCCCCCAACCAGAACCCCTCTGCGGGCGATGAATTACCGGCCCCTTCAGGGCAGGATCCAAAAAACGACCATAAGTCTCGCCGAAAACTCGCAGATTCTTCAAAAGAATATCGCCCAAAAACCCAAACACCAACCACATCCAGATCGTCTTCTGTATCTGGTTCGAGATCCGCGTCACGTCGCAACCAATCTACCTGCCATCGCCACCCCCATTCGTCGAAAACACATTCATCAAACCGCCGCTTCAAGCTCCACAGAGAGGAACGGGACTTGGTAGCGCTTCATCGCGAAAGTTGTCGGTTGTTTGAGTCTTTCGGTGTCACACCAAAATCAACATCCCAACCGCCAAACGATCTCCTGGACAGCGTGATACCTCGGCCTACTCGTACCTCTACAGAACCTACGCAGCGTGGCCATGCCACGATAAGACAGCGGCTTCCAAGGAGAAATTCAGCAGAATCGCCGTCTTCCGTTCCACTTTTGCATTCCAACCAACCATCCTTATCACCGGCATCGTCGGAAGATCTTTCGCCAAACATGGAGAAGTTAAATCACTGGGACACAGTCCCTCCGCCCCAGCTGCCCGATGACACACAGCCATCAGGTATCGTCCCGGCTTACAAAGTGATACCTCCCACTGTGATGCATTGGACCTCTTCGTCGACTCGCAGGCGTGAATACGAGAAGATTGACCGTTCCTGTCGCGGGATACGTGGGATGTGGCGACGATTCGCTCCAAAGTGGTGTCAAAGCAAGAGCCAGCGCATCCCATTTTTCGATGAAACCAAAGGTGGGAAGCAGCTGTACGAAGGCAGTGTGCGACGGTTCAGGATAGATATTCCCGATGAAGACGTCGACGAAGGGCAGGGTCCACAGGTGATTGAGAGTGAATTGAAGGCCAAATCTGGTTTCACGAAAACAAGAATTTTGACGAGCGACGATGATTCTGACGATTCCGCAACTCGGCACTGTTTCGGATTCCGACGAAGTTCAAAAGCATAG
- a CDS encoding uncharacterized protein (EggNog:ENOG410PQ8T): MDEEASFLLRALPSLDSIKLMRYCGDMSFQEILGHGTLRRLCILPGAQRAVRPFVKTREKIDSILAYCPRIEELTVSIPGTNGDFREVEIHRALGRMPRLKKLEIFFDCSGFYAWCKGGSSLQPTSPLRYADIQDILINASIDEPLIYSIFRTIIEASPREFPLQRLKAVIFDFGNLGVEYTADLDAIVQFLFRKWQYIQVQEMVMTTL; encoded by the coding sequence ATGGATGAGGAAGCCAGCTTTCTCCTCCGGGCGCTCCCTTCCCTGGATAGTATAAAATTGATGCGCTACTGTGGAGATATGTCGTTCCAAGAAATCCTGGGGCACGGGACCCTGCGTCGGCTTTGCATTCTGCCAGGCGCTCAAAGAGCGGTCAGGCCATTTGTCAAGACCAGAGAGAAAATTGATAGCATTTTAGCATATTGTCCACGCATTGAAGAGTTAACTGTGTCTATTCCGGGCACCAATGGGGATTTCCGGGAAGTGGAGATCCACCGAGCCCTTGGCCGGATGCCGCGGCTCAAAAAGCTCGAAATATTCTTTGACTGCTCGGGTTTCTATGCCTGGTGCAAAGGGGGATCCTCTCTACAGCCAACTTCTCCGTTACGCTACGCagatattcaagatattctgaTTAACGCTTCTATCGATGAACCTTTAATCTATTCTATATTTCGAACTATTATCGAAGCGAGCCCACGAGAGTTTCCTCTCCAGCGTTTGAAGGCAGTAATATTCGACTTCGGCAATTTGGGGGTAGAGTACACAGCCGACCTGGATGCTATCGTTCAATTCTTATTTCGCAAGTGGCAGTATATCCAGGTCCAAGAGATGGTCATGACAACATTATAG
- a CDS encoding uncharacterized protein (EggNog:ENOG410PI9I~COG:G~TransMembrane:10 (i75-93o147-165i172-192o212-231i243-263o347-368i375-395o407-425i437-456o468-489i)): MMATDSKKPGAAVSVEAAANRDVEKHDIKKNNEECSDAAVVKPARDADEAMKAFTDTDGEPLVLTEETNKRLLRIIDWHLMPLMCVIYGLNYLDKTTLSYASVMGLKEDIHLVGDNYQWLGSMFYFGYLAWEWPTTRLLQRLPLAKYSAFCMVAWGLVLTCFAAVENFSGAVALRFFLGVFEAAVTPGFALLTSQWYTKPEQAIRVNLWFSFNGWAQIFGAVLAYGIAVGSRIHGSTIAPWKTLFISTGLLTVSMGLLFWWFVPDNQLNARWLDKEDRTLAVERVRVNQQGIGNKQFKMYQLIEAFTDPVTWAIVFYGIVTSIPNGGITNFFNQLIVSFGYTPEQSLLYGAPGGAVQVLTLMINAVAAHYFKQRLIVATGGLYLGILGVILMIALPESNNTGRLAGYSLTLSVTTAFVCMLAIISSNVAGYTKKTTVAALFLMGYCAGNIIGPQTFRPEHAPDYVPAKITILTCWILCIFDLYFILWWYRRENAKKAQTRAQPGYVKLRNQEWLDLTDRENAELIYVL; this comes from the exons ATGATGGCGACCGACAGCAAAAAGCCGGGTGCAGCCGTATCCGTTGAGGCAGCAGCGAATCGTGATGTCGAGAAACAtgatatcaagaagaataacGAGGAATGCTCAGATGCTGCGGTTGTAAAGCCGGCGCGAGATGCGGACGAGGCGATGAAAGCTTTTACCGACACTGATGGCGAGCCACTCGTTTTGACAGAAGAAACGAACAAGAGACTGCTGAGGATCATCGATTGGCATCTTATGCCGCTGATGTGTGTTATATATGGCCTGAACTACCTCGATA AGACAACTCTCTCATACGCGAGCGTCATGGGGCTAAAAGAGGATATCCATCTTGTTGGCGACAACTATCAATGGCTTGGGAGCATGTTCTACTTCG GTTATTTGGCATGGGAATGGCCCACCACTCGACTGTTGCAACGACTGCCATTGGCAAAGTACTCAGCTTTTTGCATGGTGGCCTGGGGTTTGGTGCTCACATGCTTTGCTGCCGTGGAAAACTTTTCTGGCGCTGTTGCTCTCCGGTTTTTCCTTGGAGTATTTGAGGCTGCAGTGACTCCCGGTTTTGCGCTCCTCACATCCCAG TGGTATACCAAACCTGAGCAGGCAATCAGAGTGAATCTCTGGTTCTCCTTTAACGGTTGGGCGCAGATCTTTGGGGCCGTTCTCGCATATGGTATCGCTGTCGGATCACGCATACATGGAAGCACCATCGCGCCTTGGAAAACCCTTTTCATCTCCACTGGACTTTTGACCGTATCAATGGGATTATTATTTTGGTGGTTTGTTCCTGACAACCAGCTGAACGCGAGATGGCTTGACAAGGAGGACCGTACACTAGCCGTTGAACGAGTCCGGGTCAATCAGCAGGGAATTGGAAACAAGCAATTCAAAATGTATCAGCTCATAGAGGCCTTCACAGACCCGGTAACTTGGGCGATTGTGTTTTATGGGATTGTCACCTCGATTCCCAATG GGGGAATCACTAATTTTTTCAACCAACTG ATTGTGAGCTTTGGCTATACACCTGAGCAAAGTCTGCTCTACGGTGCCCCCGGAGGAGCTGTGCAAGTCTTGACGCTTATGATCAACGCCGTCGCAGCGCACTATTTCAAGCAGCGACTTATTGTTGCAACAGGAGGGTTATACTTAGGAATTCTCGGCGTAATATTAATGATCGCTCTACCTGAGTCAAATAACACAGGACGCCTGGCTGGATACAGTCTCACTCTGTCTGTCACTACCGCATTTGTATGCATGCTAGCGATTATCTCGTCCAATGTGGCAGGTTATACCAAAAAGACCACTGTTGCTGCCTTGTTCCTTATGGGATATTGTGCTGGAAACATCATCG GACCCCAAACCTTCCGTCCAGAGCATGCACCAGACTACGTCCCGGCAAAAATCACCATATTGACCTGCTGGATCCTGTGTATCTTCGATTTGTATTTTATCTTGTGGTGGTATCGGCGGGAAAACGCAAAGAAAGCTCAGACCAGAGCTCAGCCAGGATACGTCAAACTTCGGAACCAAGA ATGGCTAGATCTCACCGATAGAGAAAACGCTGAACTGATATACGTGTTGTGA
- the URA3 gene encoding orotidine 5'-phosphate decarboxylase (EggNog:ENOG410PFIV~COG:F~BUSCO:11507at33183): MASKSQFPYEDRARDHPNPLARRLFQIATEKQSNVVVSADVTTTKELLDLADRLGPYMVVLKTHIDILADFSAETITGLQSLSQKHNFLIFEDRKFVDIGNTVQKQYHGGALHISEWAHIVNATVLPGPGIIDALAQVASAPDFPHASDRGLLILATMTSKGSLATGQYTELSVELARKYKGFVLGFVASRSLEGVETAGKADDEDFVLFTTGVNLASKGDALGQQYQTPESAIGGGADFIISGRGIYAAPDPVDAARRYQKAGWDAYLKRVGR, translated from the exons ATGGCCTCCAAATCACAATTCCCGTACGAAGACCGTGCGCGCGACCATCCCAATCCACTTGCACGACGATTATTCCAGATTGCGACCGAGAAACAGTCAAATGTCGTGGTCTCGGCCGATGTCACAACTACAAAGGAGCTCCTTGACCTGGCTGACA GACTCGGCCCCTACATGGTCGTTCTAAAAACTCACATCGATATCCTCGCCGACTTCTCCGCCGAAACCATAACCGGACTCCAATCCCTTTCCCAGAAGCACAACTTCCTGATCTTTGAGGACCGGAAATTCGTTGATATTGGCAACACAGTGCAAAAACAATACCATGGGGGCGCACTCCACATTTCGGAATGGGCTCATATCGTTAATGCAACCGTGCTTCCGGGCCCAGGTATCATAGATGCCCTAGCGCAAGTTGCTTCTGCACCAGACTTCCCCCACGCTTCAGACAGAGGGCTCCTGATCTTGGCGACGATGACATCAAAGGGTAGTCTTGCTACTGGTCAGTATACTGAGTTGTCGGTTGAGCTGGCGCGGAAGTACAAGGGCTTTGTCCTAGGCTTCGTGGCCAGCAGGTCCTTAGAAGGAGTTGAAACGGCTGGAAAGGCGGATGATGAGGATTTTGTCCTCTTCACGACAGGTGTTAACCTTGCTTCCAAGGGTGATGCATTGGGACAGCAGTATCAGACCCCTGAATCAGCCATTGGAGGCGGTGCGGACTTTATTATCAGTGGACGCGGGATCTATGCGGCTCCTGACCCGGTTGATGCCGCTAGGCGGTATCAAAAAGCGGGCTGGGATGCTTATTTGAAAAGAGTGGGCAGATAA
- a CDS encoding uncharacterized protein (EggNog:ENOG410PS21~COG:O~TransMembrane:3 (o12-32i94-115o135-154i)~BUSCO:15064at33183): MALTFTLPSDYGNVAAVALGAIPFLGFVHGFITTGLRRPAGVEYPNAYATPEQCAKNPAAYKFNCAQRAHANYLENMSQTMVSILVAGIKHPRLATLLGTTWVALRVLFLAGYVYSGKEKGNGRIIGVPFWFVQGALWGISFLGMGFPGYDLILRK, translated from the exons ATGGCATTGACATTCACCCTCCCGAGCGACTATGG TAACGTGGCTGCTGTCGCCCTCGGCGCAATTCCCTTCCTAGGCTTTGTGCACGGCTTTATCACGACAGGCCTTCGTCGACCTGCTGGCGTCGAGTACCCTAACGCCTACGCAACCCCAGAGCAATGTGCAAAAAAC CCTGCAGCCTACAAATTCAATTGTGCTCAACGGGCACACGCCAATTACCTCGAAAACATGTCCCAGACCATGGTATCTATTCTTGTCGCCGGTATTAAGCATCCGCGTCTCGCAACGCTCCTCGGAACAACGTGGGTTGCTCTCAGAGTACTGTTCCTTGCCGGATATGTATATTCAGGGAAAGAGAAGGGCAATGGACGCATTATCGGTGTACCCTTCTGGTTTGTCCAAGGCGCACTCTGGGGTATTAGTTTTCTCGGGATGGGATTTCCAGGATATGACTTAATTTTGAGGAAATAG